TTCAAGAAAAAAGGATATAATTAAAGAAAAAGATAAAGAAATACTTTTAAAACTAAAAGCCCATCTTGAGAAAGAGCTGCCTCTCAGAACTATGCCTCTGAATAAAGAAGAGTTTAAACTAATATTAGCATATCAATTTATTTCTATGAAGCCGATGATAATAGTTTTGAATGTTGAAGAAGAAGATATAAAAGATACGAGTCTTCTTGACTCTGTAAAGCTGAAATACAAAGATCAACAAATGGAGATAATACAAGTTTCCGTTAAGATAGAATCTGAAATAGCCTCTCTTCCAGAAGAAGAGCAAAAAGACTTTCTTTCTGAGCTTGGGATAGAAGAACCGGCAATCAATGCTCTAACAAGATCATTTTATAAAACGCTTGGATTAATATCGTTCTTTACTGTAGGCAAGGATGAAGTTCGGGAATGGATGGTTAGAAAAAATTCTACAGCTCCTGAAGCAGCAGGGGTAATTCACACAGATCTCCAGCGCGGCTTTATAAGAGCACAGGTTATTAAATACGAGGATTTAGTATCCCTTGGCACAGAAGCGAAAGTAAAAGAAGCTGGAAAATGCTATGTTAAAGGGAAAGATTATATTGTAGAAGATGGAGACATAATAGATATAAGGTTTAATGTATGAAATCAGTTCTAATTACAGGATGTTCGTCAGGACTTGGGTTGTATATGGCTGAATCCTTGCAAAAAGATGGATGGAATGTGTTTGCT
This genomic window from bacterium contains:
- the ychF gene encoding redox-regulated ATPase YchF, whose protein sequence is MKIGIIGLPQVGKKILFEVLTQQKSNTPDNSRDIIPGVVRVKDTRFDKLVSIYSPKNEVPATIDISLLPKIEKETVSRGEVFAKIADVDALCHIVRSFEDESVYHVEGSINPIRDIAAINSELILNDMIFIEKRLERIDKELSRKKDIIKEKDKEILLKLKAHLEKELPLRTMPLNKEEFKLILAYQFISMKPMIIVLNVEEEDIKDTSLLDSVKLKYKDQQMEIIQVSVKIESEIASLPEEEQKDFLSELGIEEPAINALTRSFYKTLGLISFFTVGKDEVREWMVRKNSTAPEAAGVIHTDLQRGFIRAQVIKYEDLVSLGTEAKVKEAGKCYVKGKDYIVEDGDIIDIRFNV